In Toxotes jaculatrix isolate fToxJac2 chromosome 12, fToxJac2.pri, whole genome shotgun sequence, the following are encoded in one genomic region:
- the dhrs11a gene encoding dehydrogenase/reductase SDR family member 11a isoform X2, producing MIWILVESKLAAECQSAGYSGTLIPYKCDLSNEEEILSMFSAIKTLHKGVDVCINNAGLAHNEPLLSGKTEGWRNMIDVNVLALSICTREAYKSMKERNVDDGHIININSMGGHRMVPSADEHFYCATKYAVTALTEGIRQELREANTHIRATCISPGIVETEFAFRHHNSDPEKAAAVYESMKCLKAEDIASAVTFVLSAPPHVQIGDVQMRPVEQVS from the exons ATGATATGGATTCTGGTTGAAAGT aagcTGGCAGCAGAGTGTCAGAGTGCAGGCTACAGTGGCACGCTGATCCCTTACAAGTGTGACCTGTCCAACGAGGAGGAGATCCTGTCCATGTTTTCAGCAATCAAGACGCTGCACAAGGGCGTGGACGTATGCATCAACAACGCTGGACTGGCCCACAATGAGCCGTTGCTCAGCGGGAAGACAGAGGGCTGGAGGAACATGATCGAT GTGAACGTCTTAGCTTTGTCTATCTGCACCCGTGAGGCATACAAATCAATGAAGGAGAGGAATGTGGATGACGGCCACATCATCAATATTAACAG tatGGGTGGGCACAGAATGGTGCCAAGTGCTGATGAGCATTTCTACTGTGCCACTAAATACGCTGTGACTGCTCTGACTGAAGGGATACGACAAGAGCTCCGAGAAGCAAACACGCACATCAGAGCTACA tGTATATCTCCTGGAATAGTGGAGACAGAGTTTGCCTTCCGGCACCACAACAGTGATCCTGAGAAAGCAGCCGCGGTGTATGAGAGTATGAAA TGTTTGAAGGCAGAGGACATAGCCAGTGCAGTCACATTTGTCCTCAGTGCCCCTCCTCATGTCCAG ATTGGAGATGTGCAGATGAGGCCAGTAGAGCAGGTGTCATAG
- the si:ch211-283g2.1 gene encoding sodium- and chloride-dependent GABA transporter ine isoform X1 — translation MEFVVTEGAHMDQQLSRPTWSRQIEFTLAGIGCAVGLGNVWRFPYLCYRSGGGAFLVPYLLMLVVLGIPLLYMELTVGQYTRRGPVHALANVCPLLKGVGMASVAISFIMCTYYNVVITWALYYLFSSFQAPLPWQNCNNTWNTPNCTSHATNSSYSSTASQEFFKYKMLEQTSGVEETGTIRWELFLILLLAWILIYLCIFKGVKSTGKVVYFTALFPYVILIALLINNVQLPGALDGITFFIVPEWDKLLSVEVWVNAAAQIFNSIGIGFGSLMAMSSYNSFNNNVLKDTLTISIINSLTSILAGFVIFSAFGYMSYLQGIPVSDLAVDGPGLVYVVYPQAFANMPVAQLWAVIFFFMLLCLGLDSEFAMVEVMVTSLMDEFYQQLITFFKRKELFVLAVCGAAFLFGIPCVMQVGIYVFQLMDHYTAIVSIMFLAFFEVIAICWIYGVKRLSDNLEEMTGKRANIFFRLCWLIVAPVLITVILIFSIIQFKPARYGDYVFPPWAQGVGWLIALASIIWIPLGALHTMWVLPGSFMQRLKLSITPHGLYEKSKMPYYERGGRDSYPVIAVISSNICSPEKPPIETKF, via the exons ATGGAGTTTGTGGTGACAGAGGGAGCACACATGGATCAGCAGCTCAGCAGACCAACATGGAGCCGGCAGATAGAGTTCACTCTGGCTGGCATTGGCTGTGCTGTGGGTCTGGGCAACGTTTGGAGGTTCCCCTATCTCTGCTACAGGAGTGGAGGAG GTGCCTTTCTGGTGCCATACCTGCTCATGCTGGTGGTGTTGGGGATCCCTCTGCTCTACATGGAGCTGACAGTGGGTCAGTACACGAGGAGAGGGCCCGTCCATGCTCTGGCTAATGTGTGCCCACTGTTAAAAG GAGTGGGCATGGCATCAGTGGCAATCTCCTTCATCATGTGCACCTACTACAATGTTGTCATCACCTGGGCTCTTTATTATCTCTTCAGCTCCTTCCAGGCACCGCTACCCTGGCAGAACTGCAACAACACCTGGAACACACCGAACTGTACCAGTCACGCCACCAACAGCAGCTACTCCTCCACAGCTAGCCAGGAGTTCTTCAA ATATAAGATGCTGGAGCAGACCAGTGGAGTGGAGGAGACAGGAACGATTCGGTGGGAACTTTTCCTTATCCTCCTCCTAGCTTGGATCCTCATTTACCTTTGCATCTTCAAGGGGGTGAAATCCACAGGCAAG GTGGTCTATTTCACGGCTCTGTTCCCGTATGTTATCCTGATCGCCCTGCTCATCAATAATGTGCAGCTTCCTGGAGCATTAGATGGAATAACCTTCTTCATTGTGCCAGAATGGGACAAGCTGCTCTCAGTGGAG GTGTGGGTGAACGCTGCAGCTCAGATCTTTAACTCCATTGGGATTGGATTCGGATCCCTCATGGCCATGTCCAGCTACAACTCATTCAACAACAACGTTCTGAA GGACACCCTGACTATATCCATCATCAACTCCCTCACCAGCATCCTGGCAGGctttgtcattttctctgcctttgGATACATGTCTTATCTGCAGGGCATTCCTGTCAGTGATCTGGCTGTGGATG GTCCAGGGCTGGTTTACGTTGTATACCCCCAAGCCTTTGCCAACATGCCAGTGGCTCAGCTCTGGGCTGtgatcttcttcttcatgttgCTTTGTCTTGGACTGGACAGTGAG tTTGCAATGGTTGAAGTGATGGTGACCAGTCTCATGGATGAATTCTATCAACAACTCATCACATTTTTCAAGAGGAAGGAGCTGTTTGTCCTTGCTGTTTGCGGTGCAGCCTTCCTTTTTGGAATTCCCTGTGTCATGCAG gTGGGAATCTATGTTTTCCAGCTGATGGACCATTACACTGCCATAGTGTCCATCATGTTTCTTGCATTCTTTGAGGTTATAGCCATCTGTTGGATTTAtg GTGTGAAACGACTTTCAGACAACCTAGAAGAGATGACCggaaaaagagcaaatatcTTCTTCAGACTGTGTTGGCTAATAGTTGCTCCTGTGCTGATCACT GTTatcctcattttctccatcatccAGTTCAAACCAGCCCGTTATGGGGACTACGTCTTCCCTCCCTGGGCTCAGGGTGTTGGGTGGCTCATTGCCCTGGCCTCCATCATCTGGATTCCTTTGGGTGCCCTTCACACAATGTGGGTGCTGCCTGGCTCATTCATGCAG AGACTGAAGCTGTCAATCACGCCACATGGCCTGTATGAGAAGtcaaaaatgccatactatgagagaggaggaagagacagcTATCCAGTCATAGCTGTTATCAGCTCCAACATCTGTTCACCTGAAAAACCTCCCATTGAGACAAAGTTCTGA
- the si:ch211-283g2.1 gene encoding sodium- and chloride-dependent GABA transporter ine isoform X2 has product MLVVLGIPLLYMELTVGQYTRRGPVHALANVCPLLKGVGMASVAISFIMCTYYNVVITWALYYLFSSFQAPLPWQNCNNTWNTPNCTSHATNSSYSSTASQEFFKYKMLEQTSGVEETGTIRWELFLILLLAWILIYLCIFKGVKSTGKVVYFTALFPYVILIALLINNVQLPGALDGITFFIVPEWDKLLSVEVWVNAAAQIFNSIGIGFGSLMAMSSYNSFNNNVLKDTLTISIINSLTSILAGFVIFSAFGYMSYLQGIPVSDLAVDGPGLVYVVYPQAFANMPVAQLWAVIFFFMLLCLGLDSEFAMVEVMVTSLMDEFYQQLITFFKRKELFVLAVCGAAFLFGIPCVMQVGIYVFQLMDHYTAIVSIMFLAFFEVIAICWIYGVKRLSDNLEEMTGKRANIFFRLCWLIVAPVLITVILIFSIIQFKPARYGDYVFPPWAQGVGWLIALASIIWIPLGALHTMWVLPGSFMQRLKLSITPHGLYEKSKMPYYERGGRDSYPVIAVISSNICSPEKPPIETKF; this is encoded by the exons ATGCTGGTGGTGTTGGGGATCCCTCTGCTCTACATGGAGCTGACAGTGGGTCAGTACACGAGGAGAGGGCCCGTCCATGCTCTGGCTAATGTGTGCCCACTGTTAAAAG GAGTGGGCATGGCATCAGTGGCAATCTCCTTCATCATGTGCACCTACTACAATGTTGTCATCACCTGGGCTCTTTATTATCTCTTCAGCTCCTTCCAGGCACCGCTACCCTGGCAGAACTGCAACAACACCTGGAACACACCGAACTGTACCAGTCACGCCACCAACAGCAGCTACTCCTCCACAGCTAGCCAGGAGTTCTTCAA ATATAAGATGCTGGAGCAGACCAGTGGAGTGGAGGAGACAGGAACGATTCGGTGGGAACTTTTCCTTATCCTCCTCCTAGCTTGGATCCTCATTTACCTTTGCATCTTCAAGGGGGTGAAATCCACAGGCAAG GTGGTCTATTTCACGGCTCTGTTCCCGTATGTTATCCTGATCGCCCTGCTCATCAATAATGTGCAGCTTCCTGGAGCATTAGATGGAATAACCTTCTTCATTGTGCCAGAATGGGACAAGCTGCTCTCAGTGGAG GTGTGGGTGAACGCTGCAGCTCAGATCTTTAACTCCATTGGGATTGGATTCGGATCCCTCATGGCCATGTCCAGCTACAACTCATTCAACAACAACGTTCTGAA GGACACCCTGACTATATCCATCATCAACTCCCTCACCAGCATCCTGGCAGGctttgtcattttctctgcctttgGATACATGTCTTATCTGCAGGGCATTCCTGTCAGTGATCTGGCTGTGGATG GTCCAGGGCTGGTTTACGTTGTATACCCCCAAGCCTTTGCCAACATGCCAGTGGCTCAGCTCTGGGCTGtgatcttcttcttcatgttgCTTTGTCTTGGACTGGACAGTGAG tTTGCAATGGTTGAAGTGATGGTGACCAGTCTCATGGATGAATTCTATCAACAACTCATCACATTTTTCAAGAGGAAGGAGCTGTTTGTCCTTGCTGTTTGCGGTGCAGCCTTCCTTTTTGGAATTCCCTGTGTCATGCAG gTGGGAATCTATGTTTTCCAGCTGATGGACCATTACACTGCCATAGTGTCCATCATGTTTCTTGCATTCTTTGAGGTTATAGCCATCTGTTGGATTTAtg GTGTGAAACGACTTTCAGACAACCTAGAAGAGATGACCggaaaaagagcaaatatcTTCTTCAGACTGTGTTGGCTAATAGTTGCTCCTGTGCTGATCACT GTTatcctcattttctccatcatccAGTTCAAACCAGCCCGTTATGGGGACTACGTCTTCCCTCCCTGGGCTCAGGGTGTTGGGTGGCTCATTGCCCTGGCCTCCATCATCTGGATTCCTTTGGGTGCCCTTCACACAATGTGGGTGCTGCCTGGCTCATTCATGCAG AGACTGAAGCTGTCAATCACGCCACATGGCCTGTATGAGAAGtcaaaaatgccatactatgagagaggaggaagagacagcTATCCAGTCATAGCTGTTATCAGCTCCAACATCTGTTCACCTGAAAAACCTCCCATTGAGACAAAGTTCTGA